One window of Halopseudomonas maritima genomic DNA carries:
- a CDS encoding universal stress protein — protein MQAVKRILVVIDPSQEEQVALNRASLIAGFIECELHLLVCENREDYSDLLARLRVEQDAKGIRCSVTQDWHHNATDTICRAVAREGCDLVVKQHRPDNPLRKALLTPDDWKLLRYCPAPVLMVKNSASWIKGSVLAAVDVGNHDDQHHVLHDTIVSHAADIVEMIDGDLHLVTAHPAPMLSAADPAFQLKESIAAEYRTRAEPYAKLYDIDAQHLHIDEGPADTLVPQIANRIGASVTIIGTVGRKGIAGALIGNTAEVVLDQVDSDILVLKPEDTLTHLEALLEK, from the coding sequence ATGCAAGCCGTGAAACGCATTCTAGTTGTTATCGATCCCAGCCAGGAGGAGCAGGTTGCGCTGAACCGCGCCAGCCTCATCGCGGGCTTTATCGAATGCGAGCTGCACCTGCTGGTTTGTGAAAACCGCGAAGACTACAGTGATCTGCTGGCACGCCTGCGGGTTGAGCAAGACGCCAAGGGCATCCGCTGCAGCGTGACCCAGGACTGGCACCACAACGCAACCGATACCATCTGCCGCGCCGTGGCCCGCGAAGGGTGTGACCTGGTGGTTAAGCAGCACCGCCCGGACAACCCGCTGCGCAAGGCGCTGCTGACGCCGGATGACTGGAAGCTGCTGCGCTACTGCCCTGCCCCGGTGCTGATGGTGAAAAACAGCGCCAGCTGGATCAAAGGGTCAGTGCTGGCGGCAGTGGATGTCGGCAACCACGATGACCAGCATCACGTACTGCACGACACCATCGTCAGCCACGCCGCCGATATCGTTGAAATGATTGATGGCGACCTGCACCTGGTCACCGCCCACCCGGCCCCCATGCTGTCAGCAGCCGACCCCGCGTTTCAGCTCAAGGAGAGCATCGCCGCCGAGTACCGCACCCGGGCGGAGCCGTACGCCAAACTGTACGACATTGATGCCCAGCACCTGCATATCGACGAGGGCCCAGCAGACACCCTGGTTCCGCAGATTGCCAACCGCATCGGAGCCAGCGTGACCATTATTGGCACAGTGGGCCGCAAGGGTATCGCCGGGGCGCTGATCGGCAACACCGCCGAGGTTGTGCTGGATCAGGTTGACAGCGACATCCTGGTGCTCAAACCGGAGGACACGCTCACGCACCTGGAGGCGCTACTGGAAAAATAG
- a CDS encoding DUF1289 domain-containing protein, producing the protein MSSDSDPYTSKTPCIGLCSTVFGDLVCRGCKRFSHEIIDWNRYGPSQRAAVWKRLEQLLEQLLWSRFELVSVWALEEQLKRLKVPTDPRMPVCIKVWRLLPRLAEGGLEDAGLRLQPLWHGSSLKQVRDNLDQAFFELSKAYYDRRVP; encoded by the coding sequence ATGTCCTCCGATTCAGACCCCTACACCAGTAAAACGCCCTGCATCGGGTTGTGCTCCACAGTCTTTGGTGACCTTGTCTGTCGCGGCTGCAAACGTTTCAGTCATGAAATTATTGACTGGAATCGTTATGGGCCCAGCCAGCGTGCGGCGGTGTGGAAGCGCCTGGAACAGCTGCTTGAGCAATTGCTCTGGAGCCGCTTTGAGCTGGTGTCGGTCTGGGCGCTTGAAGAACAGCTTAAGCGCTTGAAGGTGCCCACCGACCCTCGCATGCCTGTGTGCATCAAGGTCTGGCGCCTGTTGCCGCGCCTGGCCGAGGGTGGCCTTGAAGATGCCGGTCTGCGGCTGCAACCCCTTTGGCACGGCTCAAGCCTGAAGCAGGTCCGGGACAACCTGGATCAGGCCTTCTTTGAGTTATCCAAAGCCTATTACGACCGCCGGGTGCCCTGA